Proteins encoded together in one Streptomyces sp. B1I3 window:
- a CDS encoding ThiF family adenylyltransferase has protein sequence MSITAAVPAARTVTGHVPVDAETYYRSLTERNRGLIPDAVQERLRTATVLVAGCGSTGGAAVEPLARLGTGHFVLAEPGEYELNNLNRQSATHADIGRNKAEVAAERIRSVNPFAEVRVDTAGIRPDAPELLLDGVDVVVDGVDVTTLGGWQAKYALHVAAARRRLPVVSGYDLSGTQHVRFYDYRTDPAPLAGAITAQDIAEGALWTMLLKVIPREIVPADLIADVTAHRADPDYSVPQLVYASHQFGVLAARYVVEILAGRPVREQLTVDVHRLVSADAELPDIPSETTQRAQDKESR, from the coding sequence ATGAGCATCACCGCCGCGGTTCCCGCGGCCAGGACGGTCACCGGCCACGTCCCCGTGGATGCGGAGACGTACTACCGGTCCTTGACCGAGCGCAACCGTGGCCTGATCCCGGACGCCGTGCAGGAGCGGCTGCGCACCGCCACCGTGCTGGTGGCGGGATGCGGCTCGACGGGCGGAGCGGCCGTCGAGCCGCTGGCCCGCCTGGGCACGGGGCACTTCGTGCTCGCCGAGCCCGGGGAGTACGAGCTGAACAACCTCAACCGGCAGAGCGCCACGCACGCCGACATCGGCCGCAACAAGGCGGAGGTGGCGGCCGAGCGCATCCGGTCGGTCAACCCGTTCGCCGAGGTCCGGGTCGACACGGCGGGCATCCGCCCGGACGCCCCCGAGCTGCTCCTGGACGGCGTGGACGTGGTCGTCGACGGCGTGGACGTGACGACACTCGGTGGCTGGCAGGCCAAGTACGCCCTGCACGTGGCGGCGGCCCGCCGCCGCCTGCCCGTGGTCTCCGGCTACGACCTGTCGGGCACCCAGCACGTGCGCTTCTACGACTACCGAACCGACCCGGCCCCGCTGGCGGGCGCGATCACCGCCCAGGACATCGCCGAGGGCGCGCTGTGGACGATGCTGCTGAAGGTGATCCCCCGGGAGATAGTCCCGGCCGACCTGATCGCGGACGTCACCGCCCACCGCGCGGACCCGGACTACAGCGTTCCCCAGCTCGTCTACGCGTCGCACCAGTTCGGCGTACTCGCCGCCCGCTACGTGGTGGAGATCCTGGCCGGCCGGCCGGTCCGCGAGCAGCTCACGGTCGATGTGCACCGGCTGGTCTCGGCTGACGCCGAGCTGCCGGACATCCCTTCGGAAACAACTCAGCGAGCACAGGACAAGGAGTCGCGATGA
- a CDS encoding diiron oxygenase yields the protein MTTATDRPGRRSGDPLVRQTKKAAQLLVASARHSYDPRVDVNWDEPLEEGKWFLPEKRISLFGTELYDSLPLEQKLLLSREELASSLAAGVWTEHILLHLVSRYAYKRDITSPQVQFALTEVADEVRHMIMFAQLVEKTGSEFYPVHPKTQRAGLLLKTFAPVPALWAMLLLTEEFFDRFQREQANDETVQPLVRTVARIHVVEEARHISFARTELERFVPTLSKRRLQLLRDFLASVVKSVRRDRYNPLMYERAGLDPKVCVEAGRNNPIGLVNGAYGAERIAPYYKSIGLIGGRSEKVWREAGWLKDA from the coding sequence ATGACCACCGCCACCGACCGCCCGGGTCGCCGCTCGGGCGATCCACTCGTCCGTCAGACCAAGAAGGCCGCGCAACTGCTCGTCGCGTCGGCCCGGCACTCCTACGACCCGCGCGTCGACGTCAACTGGGACGAACCGCTGGAGGAGGGCAAGTGGTTCCTGCCCGAGAAGCGGATCTCCCTGTTCGGCACGGAGCTGTACGACTCCCTGCCCCTGGAGCAGAAACTGCTGCTCAGCCGTGAGGAGCTGGCGTCGTCGCTGGCCGCGGGCGTGTGGACCGAGCACATCCTGCTGCACCTGGTGTCGCGGTACGCCTACAAGCGGGACATCACCAGTCCGCAGGTCCAGTTCGCGCTGACCGAGGTGGCGGACGAGGTCCGCCACATGATCATGTTCGCGCAGCTGGTGGAGAAGACGGGCTCGGAGTTCTACCCCGTGCACCCGAAGACGCAGCGGGCCGGACTGTTGCTGAAGACCTTCGCGCCGGTGCCCGCGCTGTGGGCGATGCTCCTGCTCACCGAGGAGTTCTTCGACCGCTTCCAGCGCGAGCAGGCGAACGACGAGACGGTGCAGCCGCTGGTGCGCACGGTGGCCCGCATCCACGTCGTGGAGGAGGCCCGCCACATCAGCTTCGCCCGCACCGAGCTGGAGCGGTTCGTGCCGACGCTCTCCAAGCGCCGCCTGCAGCTGCTCCGCGACTTCCTCGCCTCCGTGGTGAAGTCCGTCCGGCGTGACCGCTACAACCCGCTGATGTACGAGCGGGCCGGTCTCGACCCGAAGGTCTGCGTCGAGGCGGGCCGCAACAACCCCATCGGTCTGGTCAACGGCGCGTACGGCGCCGAGCGGATCGCCCCCTACTACAAGTCGATCGGCCTGATCGGCGGTCGCTCGGAGAAGGTGTGGCGCGAGGCCGGTTGGCTGAAGGACGCCTAG
- a CDS encoding DUF4873 domain-containing protein, with the protein MEDDGYEGPAVLVVEDRAEFTLRARLTGRFQPLDGRYRWYGRLEAHEELTRLVGDRSAGVVLRTAEGDAVGRITEPDLWNRYRIEGTSVPPFRVPFSLEEVGEEDSSEA; encoded by the coding sequence ATGGAAGATGACGGATACGAGGGTCCGGCGGTACTGGTCGTGGAAGACCGGGCCGAGTTCACGCTCCGGGCCCGGCTCACCGGCCGCTTCCAGCCACTGGACGGCCGCTACCGCTGGTACGGACGGCTGGAGGCGCACGAGGAGCTGACCCGGCTGGTCGGCGACCGCAGCGCCGGCGTGGTGCTGCGCACGGCCGAGGGAGACGCGGTGGGCCGCATCACCGAGCCCGACCTGTGGAACCGGTACCGGATCGAGGGCACGAGCGTGCCCCCGTTCCGCGTCCCGTTCAGCCTGGAAGAAGTGGGGGAGGAGGACTCCTCCGAGGCTTGA
- a CDS encoding dienelactone hydrolase family protein gives MCFDEDAIPPVPPIPDSAIDSRYLELTANDGNTFAAFTAAPAGGTRTAIVILPDVRGLYGFYTELAKRFAENGVRALVVDYYGRTAGVGKREKDFPYAEHMAKLSPRELYADLSAAVAHLRSEEGGAASAVLTVGFCIGGRLAVMAAAGRFDLAGVIGFYCWPADGPDGSAGPTSRAADLAAPVLALMAGEDPGIPPAHVTAFDEALTEAGVDHEVVTYPGTPHSFFDAKRDAYADASADAWNRVLRFVERVGAN, from the coding sequence ATGTGCTTCGACGAGGACGCCATTCCACCGGTACCGCCTATTCCGGATTCCGCGATCGACAGCCGGTATCTGGAATTGACCGCGAACGACGGCAACACATTCGCCGCTTTCACCGCCGCGCCGGCCGGCGGCACGCGTACGGCGATCGTGATCCTTCCGGATGTCCGCGGGCTGTACGGGTTCTACACGGAGCTGGCCAAACGCTTCGCGGAGAACGGCGTACGGGCGCTCGTCGTCGACTACTACGGACGTACGGCAGGTGTCGGAAAGCGGGAAAAGGATTTCCCCTACGCCGAGCACATGGCCAAGCTCAGCCCCCGTGAGCTCTACGCCGACCTGAGCGCGGCCGTCGCCCACCTGCGCTCGGAGGAGGGCGGCGCCGCGAGCGCCGTCCTCACGGTCGGCTTCTGCATCGGCGGCCGGCTCGCGGTGATGGCGGCGGCCGGGCGCTTCGACCTGGCCGGCGTGATCGGCTTCTACTGCTGGCCGGCGGACGGACCGGACGGTTCCGCCGGTCCGACCAGCCGGGCGGCCGATCTGGCGGCGCCGGTGCTGGCCCTCATGGCAGGGGAGGACCCGGGCATCCCGCCGGCCCACGTCACGGCCTTCGACGAGGCCCTGACCGAGGCGGGCGTCGACCACGAGGTCGTCACCTACCCCGGCACCCCGCACAGCTTCTTCGACGCCAAGCGCGACGCTTACGCCGACGCCTCGGCGGACGCCTGGAACCGGGTCCTGCGGTTCGTGGAACGCGTCGGAGCCAACTGA
- a CDS encoding TetR/AcrR family transcriptional regulator gives MPTTRTRTRPTQRERSDSTIEELLRAARTLFAERGYNATSLDAVVEAAHLTKGALYHHFSGKQHLFRAVYEREQARLTHIVARAYMDAKPDSWEAVFVGARAFLVEVLAPDVQRINLLDAPGALGTEEMREINSGCMKMMEEGVRRAAATGDIAPHSVTALTHLLYGGLCETAMAVARAEDQQQALDAGITELRTLFDALATTPR, from the coding sequence ATGCCCACCACTCGTACGAGAACGCGTCCGACGCAGCGCGAACGGTCCGACAGCACCATCGAGGAACTGTTGCGCGCCGCCCGCACGCTGTTCGCCGAACGCGGCTACAACGCGACGTCGCTGGATGCCGTCGTGGAGGCCGCCCACCTGACCAAAGGCGCCCTCTACCACCACTTCTCCGGAAAGCAACACCTCTTCCGGGCGGTGTACGAGCGCGAACAGGCCCGGCTCACCCACATCGTGGCCCGGGCCTACATGGACGCGAAGCCGGACTCCTGGGAAGCGGTGTTCGTCGGCGCGAGGGCCTTCCTCGTGGAGGTCCTCGCGCCCGACGTCCAGCGCATCAACCTCCTCGACGCCCCCGGGGCGCTCGGCACGGAGGAGATGCGCGAGATCAACTCCGGCTGCATGAAGATGATGGAGGAGGGCGTGCGGCGTGCCGCCGCGACCGGCGACATCGCGCCGCACTCCGTGACCGCCCTGACCCACCTCCTGTACGGCGGTCTGTGCGAGACGGCGATGGCGGTGGCCCGCGCCGAGGACCAGCAGCAGGCCCTCGACGCAGGCATCACCGAACTGCGCACCCTCTTCGACGCCCTGGCGACGACGCCGCGCTGA
- a CDS encoding BTAD domain-containing putative transcriptional regulator, producing the protein MVLVQLLGPVEYRATGGNAVELGQAKQRCVFAMLAVSANEVVMPDELINWAWGADPPKSARNMIHSYISRLRGALEGADDGKGAILRRRHGGYVLEAEPDAIDLHRFRRTVAAARAAGTDTRTATGLLREALNSWRGRPLGGVPGEWATRTRWLLEREHLSALVECHEGELRLGGGTGLLDELHSLADQHPDNELVIRNLMTGLHRSGRRTEAVEAYETLRRRLADQLGVDPAQQTKALRATILRADPDLAAAGPRTDVAPSVPRQLPRGIRCVGREQELAMLDGSVTAADGRPVTRVIEGPPGIGKTALAVQWAHRVAHRFPDGQIFVDLHGSSVGARTGCAHVGGRAPEHHHGPAEPARRGRAVAPTRDRAPSGDDVLRFVLRSLGVVVPPGETDPVAFGRSALENLRVLVVLDDLASPEQLEVLQHGPPAGALLVTTRDAGRLSGIGALRTVGLRELSVQQAQRMLAGILGERRVEAEPWAVTRIIDLCGRSPRALSAAAEQALVRPWLPLEDLAAAMAGRSGVI; encoded by the coding sequence GTGGTTCTGGTTCAGTTGTTGGGGCCTGTGGAGTACCGGGCCACCGGGGGAAATGCAGTAGAACTGGGACAGGCCAAGCAGCGTTGCGTTTTCGCGATGCTCGCGGTCAGTGCCAATGAGGTCGTCATGCCCGACGAGTTGATCAACTGGGCCTGGGGGGCGGACCCGCCGAAGTCGGCGCGGAACATGATTCATTCCTACATCTCGCGGCTGCGCGGCGCCCTGGAGGGTGCCGACGACGGAAAGGGGGCCATCCTGCGCCGCCGGCACGGCGGTTACGTGCTGGAGGCCGAGCCCGACGCGATCGACCTGCACCGCTTCCGTCGCACCGTGGCGGCCGCCCGTGCCGCCGGGACGGACACCCGCACGGCCACAGGGCTGCTGCGGGAGGCACTCAACAGCTGGCGCGGACGGCCGCTGGGCGGGGTGCCGGGAGAGTGGGCCACCCGGACGCGGTGGCTGCTCGAACGGGAGCACTTATCCGCCCTCGTGGAGTGCCACGAGGGTGAGCTGCGGCTCGGCGGCGGCACCGGGCTCCTCGACGAGCTGCACTCGCTCGCCGACCAGCATCCGGACAACGAACTGGTCATCCGCAACCTCATGACCGGACTCCACCGCTCCGGCCGCCGTACCGAAGCCGTCGAGGCGTACGAGACCCTGCGCCGAAGACTCGCCGACCAGCTGGGAGTGGATCCGGCCCAGCAGACCAAGGCGCTGCGCGCCACCATCCTGCGCGCCGATCCGGACCTCGCCGCGGCCGGGCCCAGGACCGACGTGGCCCCGTCCGTACCGCGCCAGCTTCCGCGGGGCATCCGCTGCGTGGGCCGGGAGCAGGAACTCGCGATGCTCGACGGGTCGGTCACCGCCGCCGACGGACGCCCCGTCACCCGGGTCATCGAGGGGCCGCCCGGCATCGGCAAGACCGCCCTGGCCGTGCAGTGGGCGCACCGGGTGGCACACCGCTTCCCGGACGGGCAGATCTTCGTGGACCTGCACGGCAGCAGCGTCGGGGCGCGGACCGGCTGCGCGCACGTGGGCGGGCGGGCGCCGGAGCACCACCACGGACCGGCGGAGCCGGCCCGGCGGGGACGGGCGGTCGCGCCCACGCGCGACCGGGCCCCCTCGGGGGACGACGTCCTGCGGTTCGTACTGCGCAGTCTGGGTGTGGTCGTGCCGCCGGGAGAGACCGATCCGGTCGCGTTCGGCCGGAGCGCCCTCGAGAACCTCCGGGTGCTCGTCGTCCTCGACGACCTGGCCTCGCCCGAGCAGCTGGAGGTGCTGCAGCACGGCCCGCCCGCGGGAGCGCTCCTGGTGACCACGCGGGACGCCGGCCGCCTTTCCGGAATCGGTGCGCTGCGCACGGTGGGACTGCGGGAGCTCAGTGTCCAGCAGGCGCAACGCATGCTCGCGGGGATCCTCGGCGAGCGCCGGGTCGAGGCGGAGCCTTGGGCGGTGACCCGGATCATCGACCTGTGCGGGCGCTCTCCGCGGGCGCTGAGCGCGGCTGCGGAACAGGCGCTCGTGCGGCCCTGGCTGCCACTGGAAGATCTGGCGGCGGCGATGGCGGGCCGGTCGGGGGTGATCTGA
- a CDS encoding RNA polymerase sigma factor, translating into MTRTLSHPCTEKERHHHRWNLVLAERERLLRLATSRLGRTSDAEDCVQEAMIRAVAFDALDESRVAALLTTITLRLCVDQQRGTQRDRRLAVRVQVLRRPEPEPGSEVEHRVCDRAAGAWLLTQLTGLGNRERDVLLARARGLSTAETANALQITYKSAESAFTRARSRLRVLYHQEMAR; encoded by the coding sequence GTGACGCGCACCCTGTCCCACCCCTGCACAGAGAAGGAACGGCACCACCACCGCTGGAATCTCGTACTCGCCGAGCGCGAGCGCCTGCTGCGCTTGGCCACAAGTCGCCTCGGCCGCACCTCGGACGCCGAGGACTGTGTCCAGGAAGCCATGATCCGCGCGGTGGCTTTCGACGCGCTCGACGAGTCCCGGGTCGCTGCGTTGCTCACCACCATCACCCTGCGCCTGTGTGTGGACCAGCAGCGCGGCACCCAGCGCGACCGCAGGCTCGCCGTCCGGGTCCAGGTCCTGCGCCGCCCCGAACCGGAGCCCGGCTCCGAGGTCGAGCACCGGGTCTGCGACCGGGCGGCGGGCGCGTGGCTGCTCACCCAGCTCACCGGCCTCGGCAACCGGGAACGCGACGTGCTGCTGGCACGGGCACGCGGTCTGAGCACCGCCGAGACGGCCAACGCGCTGCAGATCACCTACAAGTCCGCGGAGAGCGCCTTCACCCGGGCCCGCAGCCGGCTGCGCGTGCTCTACCACCAGGAGATGGCCCGCTGA
- a CDS encoding DUF5324 family protein, whose translation MTRIDSVRAATYSAKDSAQHAAEVVAPYADTAKEQAAHYAQEARARLAPKVSKAAAQARVQYDALLAPRIEQALTHVPPKVDDAARTAAVRTRKAARSAADYTVPRVEYAVAAAQPMAEEATARSAAALAALRGQVTAKEIQKLVRKHERRAKAGRRAKGFLVLGVLAGGAYAAWKWWDKQANPDWLVEPPAPTEVADDRAPLTSVDGSGGTVLDPEVRTKQDETEAGSGSTEATDREDRT comes from the coding sequence GTGACCCGCATCGACAGCGTGCGCGCCGCAACCTACTCGGCGAAGGACAGCGCGCAGCACGCCGCGGAAGTGGTGGCGCCCTACGCCGACACGGCCAAGGAACAGGCCGCGCACTACGCACAGGAGGCCCGCGCACGGCTTGCGCCGAAGGTGTCGAAGGCAGCCGCGCAAGCCCGTGTCCAGTACGACGCGCTTCTTGCGCCCCGCATCGAACAGGCGCTGACCCATGTGCCTCCCAAGGTCGACGACGCGGCCCGCACCGCGGCCGTCCGGACGCGCAAGGCCGCCCGCAGCGCGGCCGACTACACCGTGCCGCGCGTCGAGTACGCGGTCGCCGCGGCCCAGCCCATGGCCGAGGAGGCCACCGCCCGCAGCGCGGCCGCGCTGGCCGCACTGCGCGGCCAGGTGACGGCCAAGGAGATCCAGAAGCTGGTCCGGAAGCACGAGAGGCGGGCGAAGGCCGGCCGCCGGGCCAAGGGCTTCCTCGTACTGGGTGTTCTGGCGGGCGGCGCCTACGCGGCCTGGAAGTGGTGGGACAAGCAGGCCAACCCCGACTGGCTGGTCGAGCCGCCCGCCCCCACCGAGGTGGCCGACGACCGCGCGCCGCTGACCTCTGTCGACGGAAGCGGAGGGACCGTGCTCGACCCGGAGGTCAGGACCAAGCAGGACGAGACCGAGGCCGGCTCGGGCAGTACGGAGGCGACCGATCGCGAGGACCGCACCTGA
- a CDS encoding peptidylprolyl isomerase, with the protein MAEQLYATLRTSQGDIQLRLLPNHAPRTVKNFVELATGEREWTNPATGQKSTDRLYDGTVFHRVISGFMIQGGDPLGNGTGGPGYEFGDEFHPDLAFTRPYLLAMANAGPGTNGSQFFVTVSPTAWLTGKHTIFGEVADEAGRKVVDAIASAPTSPRTDRPVQDVVIESVVIETR; encoded by the coding sequence GTGGCAGAGCAGCTTTACGCCACCTTGAGGACCAGTCAGGGCGACATCCAGCTCCGGCTCCTGCCGAACCACGCGCCCAGGACGGTCAAGAACTTCGTCGAGCTCGCCACGGGGGAGCGTGAGTGGACCAACCCGGCCACCGGGCAGAAGTCCACGGACAGGCTGTACGACGGCACTGTCTTCCACCGTGTCATCAGCGGCTTCATGATTCAGGGCGGCGACCCGCTGGGCAACGGCACCGGGGGCCCCGGGTACGAGTTCGGCGACGAGTTCCACCCCGACCTCGCCTTCACCAGGCCGTACCTGCTGGCGATGGCCAACGCGGGGCCGGGGACGAACGGATCGCAGTTCTTCGTGACGGTGTCGCCCACCGCGTGGCTGACGGGCAAGCACACCATTTTCGGCGAGGTCGCGGACGAGGCGGGCAGGAAGGTCGTGGACGCGATCGCCTCGGCTCCCACCAGCCCGCGGACCGACCGCCCGGTGCAGGACGTGGTCATCGAGTCGGTCGTCATCGAGACCCGCTGA
- a CDS encoding rhomboid family intramembrane serine protease, with translation MEQQPPQGQDGSPAGAGPLTCYRHPDRETGVRCVRCERPVCPDCMIDASVGFQCPECVRDGSGSGPHPATSRPRTVAGGTVTADPRLITKILLGLNLAVFIAVSIAGRPLLDDLLLFGRAYTGDPSAGPEGVAEGQWYRLVTSMFLHQEVWHIAFNMLGLWWLGGPLEAALGRVRYLVLYLVSGLAGSALTYVIADPGQGSLGASGAIFGLLGATAVLMRRMNYDMRPVIGLLVVNLIFTFNPWGAIAWQAHVGGLVAGAVIAVAMVHAPRERRGIVQYGVCGLVLLAVVGAVLARTAVLT, from the coding sequence ATGGAGCAGCAGCCGCCACAGGGCCAGGACGGGTCCCCGGCCGGGGCAGGACCCCTCACGTGCTACCGGCATCCGGACAGGGAGACGGGCGTCCGGTGCGTGCGGTGCGAGCGGCCGGTCTGTCCCGACTGCATGATCGACGCCTCGGTCGGCTTCCAGTGCCCGGAATGCGTCCGTGACGGGTCCGGTTCGGGGCCCCACCCCGCGACGAGCCGGCCGCGCACGGTGGCGGGCGGTACCGTCACGGCCGATCCCAGGCTGATCACCAAGATCCTGCTCGGCCTCAACCTCGCGGTCTTCATCGCCGTGTCGATCGCCGGGCGCCCGCTGCTCGATGACCTGCTGCTGTTCGGCAGGGCCTACACCGGTGACCCGTCAGCCGGACCCGAAGGGGTGGCCGAAGGGCAGTGGTACCGGCTGGTGACCTCGATGTTCCTGCACCAGGAGGTGTGGCACATCGCGTTCAACATGCTGGGTCTGTGGTGGCTGGGGGGTCCCCTGGAGGCGGCGCTGGGCCGGGTCCGCTACCTCGTGCTCTATCTCGTCTCGGGACTGGCGGGCAGCGCGCTCACCTACGTGATCGCCGACCCCGGCCAGGGATCGCTGGGCGCCTCCGGAGCGATCTTCGGGCTGCTGGGTGCGACGGCCGTCCTGATGCGGCGCATGAACTACGACATGCGGCCGGTGATCGGCCTCCTCGTGGTCAACCTGATCTTCACCTTCAACCCGTGGGGCGCAATCGCCTGGCAGGCGCACGTCGGCGGCCTCGTGGCGGGCGCGGTGATCGCGGTCGCCATGGTGCACGCACCGCGTGAACGCCGGGGCATCGTGCAGTACGGCGTCTGCGGGCTGGTCCTGCTGGCGGTCGTGGGGGCCGTCCTCGCCAGGACCGCTGTCCTCACCTGA
- the crgA gene encoding cell division protein CrgA, with protein MPKSRIRKKADFTPPPAKQSTNIKLSNRSWVAPVMLALFLIGLAWIVIFYVTEGDLPIDALGNWNIVVGFGFIAGGFGVSTQWK; from the coding sequence GTGCCGAAGTCACGTATCCGCAAGAAGGCCGACTTCACGCCTCCGCCGGCGAAGCAGTCCACCAACATCAAGCTCTCGAACCGCAGTTGGGTGGCGCCGGTGATGCTGGCGCTCTTCCTGATCGGTCTGGCATGGATCGTGATCTTCTACGTGACCGAGGGCGACCTGCCGATCGACGCGCTGGGCAACTGGAACATCGTCGTGGGCTTCGGCTTCATCGCCGGTGGCTTCGGCGTCTCCACGCAGTGGAAGTGA
- a CDS encoding DUF881 domain-containing protein: protein MSRWPVQGLTAGVFALAGLIFVTSANTAKGTDIRTDSSLLKLSDLIQQRSENNAELDASTASVRADIDRLARRDDGSTRAQDAELDALEKAAGTTKLTGESLSVTLNDAPPDATANPGYPEPQPNDLVIHQQDLQAVVNALWEGGARGIQVMDQRLISTSAVRCVGNTLILQGRVYSPPYTITAVGDRGKLKQALDDSTSIQNYQLYVKAYGLGWKVEEDDRTALPGYAGTVDLHYAQPVE from the coding sequence ATGTCCCGGTGGCCGGTCCAGGGGCTCACCGCCGGTGTCTTCGCGCTGGCCGGACTGATCTTCGTGACCAGCGCAAACACGGCCAAGGGCACCGACATCCGTACGGACTCCTCCCTTCTGAAGCTCTCCGACCTCATCCAGCAGCGCAGTGAGAACAATGCGGAACTGGACGCGTCGACCGCTTCCGTACGGGCGGACATCGACAGGCTCGCCCGGCGCGACGACGGCAGCACCCGCGCCCAGGACGCCGAGCTCGACGCGCTCGAGAAGGCCGCGGGCACCACGAAGCTCACCGGCGAGTCCCTGTCCGTCACCCTGAACGACGCACCGCCCGACGCCACCGCCAACCCCGGATACCCCGAGCCGCAACCCAATGACCTGGTCATTCACCAGCAGGATCTGCAGGCCGTCGTCAACGCGCTGTGGGAGGGCGGAGCACGCGGGATCCAGGTGATGGACCAGCGGCTGATCTCCACCAGCGCCGTACGCTGCGTCGGCAACACGCTCATCCTCCAGGGCCGCGTCTACTCGCCGCCGTACACGATCACCGCGGTCGGCGACCGGGGGAAGCTCAAGCAGGCGCTCGACGACTCGACGTCGATCCAGAACTACCAGCTGTACGTGAAGGCCTACGGCCTGGGCTGGAAGGTCGAGGAGGACGACCGGACGGCCCTGCCCGGCTATGCGGGCACGGTGGATCTCCACTACGCACAGCCTGTGGAGTAG